From the genome of Eucalyptus grandis isolate ANBG69807.140 chromosome 2, ASM1654582v1, whole genome shotgun sequence, one region includes:
- the LOC104442336 gene encoding protein NUCLEAR FUSION DEFECTIVE 4 — protein MAGQSRKWMILVATIWIQAFTGTNFDFSAYSSSLKSVLGVSQVQLNYLAVASDLGKVFGWSSGLALMYLPLWVVLFMSAFMGFIGYGIQWLVIREIITLPYILVFLLCLLAGCSICWFNTVCFVLCIRNFPANRALALSLTISFNGVSAALYTLIADAISPSSSALYLLLNAAVPLITSFVSLIPILRQPSLDPLPPDAVGRDSVIFLILNVLAVITGVYLLLTSSSSSDATSARLLLGGALFLLIFPLFIPGIVYARGWFRQAIHSSFRIEGSSFILVDDDGLELHKELINREASIHENGLTHLISDNGSSCGLTRHKAEGCCESVVGSHQLAMLGEEHPAKLLVRRLDFWLYYIAYFCGGTIGLVYSNNLGQIAQSLGQSSNTTALVTLYSSFSFFGRLLSAAPDYIRTKFYFARTGWLTLALLPTPVAFFLLAASSSSAALHVSTALIGLSSGFIFAVAVSITSELFGPNSVGVNHNILITNIPLGSLFYGLLAAIVYDANTSSGYGISMVTDSMVCLGKDCYFLTFVWWGCFSVVGLACSFLLFLRTRPAYDRFEHNRIISSQLDLGQ, from the exons ATGGCGGGGCAGTCGCGGAAGTGGATGATCCTGGTGGCGACGATCTGGATCCAGGCGTTCACGGGGACCAACTTCGATTTCTCGGCCTACTCGTCGAGCCTCAAGTCGGTGCTGGGGGTCTCGCAGGTGCAGCTCAACTACCTCGCCGTCGCCTCCGACCTCGGGAAGGTCTTCGGATGGTCGTCGGGACTGGCCCTGATGTATCTGCCCCTGTGGGTGGTGCTCTTCATGTCGGCCTTCATGGGGTTCATTGGCTATGGCATCCAGTGGCTCGTCATCAGGGAAATCATAACCCTTCCTTATATCCTG GTCTTTCTTCTGTGCTTGTTGGCTGGTTGCAGCATCTGCTGGTTCAACACCGTGTGCTTCGTCCTGTGCATCCGCAACTTCCCGGCCAACCGGGCGCTCGCGCTGTCCCTCACGATCAGCTTCAACGGCGTGAGCGCCGCCCTGTACACACTGATTGCCGACGCAATCAGCCCGTCCTCCAGTGCTCTCTACCTCCTCCTCAATGCGGCCGTCCCCCTCATCACCTCCTTCGTGTCCCTCATCCCGATCCTCCGGCAGCCCTCCCTCGATCCCCTCCCGCCCGATGCAGTCGGCCGCGACTCCGTTATCTTCCTCATCCTCAACGTCCTCGCCGTCATCACGGGCGTCTACCTCCTCCTCACAAGCTCATCCTCGTCAGACGCCACCTCGGCCCGCCTCCTCCTCGGTGGAGCACTGTTTCTGCTAATCTTCCCGCTATTCATCCCTGGAATCGTGTACGCTCGGGGCTGGTTCCGCCAGGCGATCCACTCTAGCTTCCGCATCGAGGGCTCGTCGTTCATCCTGGTCGATGATGATGGCCTAGAGTTGCATAAAGAGCTGATAAACCGCGAGGCGAGCATTCACGAGAACGGGCTGACGCACCTGATCAGCGATAACGGGTCGTCGTGCGGGCTGACGAGGCACAAGGCCGAGGGGTGCTGCGAGAGCGTCGTGGGGAGTCATCAATTGGCAATGCTCGGTGAAGAACATCCTGCGAAGTTGCTTGTGAGGAGGTTGGATTTCTGGTTGTACTACATTGCGTACTTCTGCGGAGGGACCATTGGCCTAGTGTACAGCAACAACCTAGGCCAGATTGCTCAATCCCTAGGACAGAGTTCGAACACCACGGCGCTCGTCACGCTCTACtcatccttctccttcttcggccGCTTGCTCTCCGCCGCTCCCGACTACATTCGCAC GAAATTCTACTTCGCAAGGACCGGGTGGTTGACGCTCGCTCTCTTGCCCACTCCGGTCGCTTTCTTCCTGCTAGCCGCGTCGAGCAGCAGTGCAGCATTGCACGTGAGCACCGCCTTGATTGGGCTTAGCTCGGGGTTCATCTTTGCAGTGGCAGTCTCGATCACGTCCGAACTGTTCGGCCCTAACAGCGTTGGGGTGAACCACAACATCCTCATCACCAACATACCCCTGGGGTCGCTGTTCTATGGTCTCCTCGCGGCCATTGTCTACGATGCAAACACGAGCTCTGGCTACGGCATAAGCATGGTCACCGACTCAATGGTGTGCCTAGGGAAGGACTGCTATTTCCTAACGTTTGTGTGGTGGGGATGCTTTTCGGTTGTGGGATTAGCCTGTAGTTTTCTATTGTTCTTGAGAACCCGACCCGCTTACGATCGGTTCGAACACAATCGGATCATCTCGAGTCAACTGGATCTAGGGCAATAA